One Streptomyces sp. L2 genomic window carries:
- a CDS encoding ATP-binding protein encodes MATVELRFSALPEHVRTARLVAAAVARRAGVDEAVLDEVRLAVGEACSRAVGLHQSSGVTAPVKVALIEEEKQFSIEVGDEAPHATPTARVAGGASADADVEAEEDEMGLAVISGLVDDVEVSTGEDGGLIRMTWPTTPPPVALV; translated from the coding sequence ATGGCCACCGTCGAGCTCCGCTTCAGCGCACTGCCCGAGCACGTCCGGACCGCCCGCCTGGTGGCGGCCGCGGTGGCGCGCAGGGCCGGAGTGGACGAGGCCGTTCTCGACGAGGTCCGCCTCGCCGTGGGCGAGGCCTGCTCCCGAGCCGTGGGGCTGCACCAGAGCAGCGGCGTCACGGCGCCCGTGAAGGTGGCGCTGATCGAGGAGGAGAAACAGTTCTCCATCGAGGTCGGCGACGAGGCCCCGCACGCGACCCCCACCGCGCGGGTGGCCGGCGGCGCCTCCGCCGACGCGGACGTGGAGGCCGAGGAGGACGAGATGGGCCTCGCGGTCATCAGCGGCCTCGTCGACGACGTGGAGGTCAGCACCGGCGAGGACGGCGGGCTGATCCGCATGACCTGGCCGACCACCCCGCCGCCCGTCGCCCTGGTCTGA
- the bldG gene encoding anti-sigma factor antagonist BldG, whose translation MDLSLSTRTVGDRTVVEVGGEIDVYTAPKLREQLVELVNDGNFHLVVDMEGVDFLDSTGLGVLVGGLKRVRAHEGSLRLVCNQERILKIFRITGLTKVFPIHTSVDEAVAATD comes from the coding sequence GTGGACCTGTCCCTGTCGACCCGTACCGTCGGCGATCGTACGGTCGTCGAGGTCGGTGGCGAAATCGACGTATATACCGCGCCCAAGCTGCGCGAGCAGCTGGTCGAGCTGGTGAACGACGGGAATTTCCACCTCGTCGTCGACATGGAGGGCGTGGACTTCCTCGACTCCACCGGGCTCGGCGTGCTGGTCGGCGGCCTGAAGCGGGTGCGTGCCCATGAGGGCTCCCTGCGCCTGGTCTGCAACCAGGAGCGCATTCTGAAGATCTTCCGCATCACCGGCCTCACCAAGGTGTTCCCGATTCACACCTCGGTCGATGAAGCGGTGGCGGCCACCGACTGA
- a CDS encoding DEAD/DEAH box helicase encodes MAFNHLPAGVHDALAPLSVTPVTHSVPMAKNHRSDRPPADPASRPSPGMVLDRLASGPSRAARITHTEHLPPRAGRHAVWPDRIRSEVIAALHACGIEHPWAHQALAAEHALDGDSVVVATGTASGKSLAYLVPVLSTLLSGSEAPTQWAQQREALPRGGGGRRVGGRGATALYLAPTKALAADQCRSVKELSQPLGSGIRAAVYDGDTPFEEREWVRQYANYVLTNPDMLHRGILPSHARWSSFLKSLKYVVVDECHTYRGVFGSHVAQVLRRLRRLCARYGASPVFLLASATAAEPAVAARRLTGLPVVEVADDASPRGELVFALWEPPLTELHGEKGAPVRRTATAETADLLTDLAVQGVRSVAFVRSRRGAELISVIAQERLAEVDRSLSRRVAAYRGGYLPEERRALERALHSGELLGLAATTALELGIDVSGLDAVVIAGYPGTRASLWQQAGRAGRAGQGALAVLVARDDPLDTFLVHHPEALFAQPVESTVLDPDNPYVLAPHLCAAAAEVPLTEEDLDLFGPACAELLPQLEAAKLLRRRTRAWHWTRRERAADLTDIRGAGGRPVQVVESGTGRLLGTVDAGAAHSTVHEGAVHLHQGRTYLVRALDLEDSVALVEQADPPYSTVARDTTAISVLDTDTEIPWGSGRLCLGSVEVTNQVVSFLRRRLITGEVLGETKLDLPPRTLRTRAVWWTVTEDQLDEARISPEILGGSLHAAEHASIGLLPLFATCDRWDIGGVSVPLHPDTLLPTVFVYDGHPGGAGFAERAFHTARAWLTATREAIASCECDAGCPSCIQSPKCGNGNDPLHKRGAVRLLTVVLRGAPEEKPDERPAEQSAERPTEQSVEGPVEQSVEQPVEQPEP; translated from the coding sequence ATGGCATTCAATCACTTACCGGCAGGCGTGCACGACGCCTTGGCTCCATTGTCCGTCACGCCGGTGACACACTCGGTGCCGATGGCCAAGAATCACCGATCCGATCGACCCCCGGCGGACCCGGCGTCCCGCCCGTCTCCGGGCATGGTCCTGGACCGGCTCGCCTCCGGGCCGAGCCGGGCTGCGCGCATCACTCATACGGAGCACTTGCCCCCACGTGCGGGCCGGCATGCCGTCTGGCCCGACCGGATTCGCTCCGAGGTGATCGCCGCCCTGCACGCCTGCGGCATCGAGCATCCCTGGGCCCACCAGGCGCTGGCCGCGGAGCACGCCCTGGACGGCGATTCGGTCGTCGTCGCCACCGGCACCGCCTCCGGAAAGTCCCTCGCGTATCTCGTACCCGTGCTGTCCACCCTTCTGAGCGGTTCCGAGGCGCCCACCCAGTGGGCGCAGCAGCGCGAAGCGCTTCCGCGGGGTGGTGGCGGGCGACGGGTGGGCGGCCGTGGGGCCACCGCCCTGTACCTGGCTCCCACCAAGGCGCTGGCGGCGGACCAGTGCCGCTCGGTGAAGGAACTTTCACAACCGCTGGGCTCCGGGATCCGCGCCGCCGTGTACGACGGCGACACGCCGTTCGAGGAACGCGAGTGGGTCCGCCAGTACGCGAACTACGTGCTCACCAACCCCGACATGCTGCATCGCGGCATCTTGCCGTCCCACGCCCGCTGGTCCTCCTTCCTGAAGTCCCTGAAGTACGTCGTCGTCGACGAGTGCCACACCTACCGGGGCGTCTTCGGTTCGCACGTCGCCCAGGTGCTGCGCCGGCTGCGCCGCCTGTGCGCCCGCTACGGCGCCTCGCCCGTCTTCCTGCTCGCCTCCGCGACCGCCGCCGAGCCCGCCGTCGCCGCCCGCCGGCTGACCGGCCTGCCAGTGGTCGAGGTCGCCGACGACGCCTCCCCGCGCGGAGAGCTGGTCTTCGCCCTGTGGGAGCCGCCGCTCACCGAACTGCATGGCGAGAAGGGCGCGCCCGTACGGCGTACCGCCACCGCCGAGACCGCCGATCTGCTCACCGATCTCGCCGTGCAGGGCGTGCGGTCGGTCGCGTTCGTACGCTCCCGGCGCGGCGCCGAGCTGATCTCGGTGATCGCCCAGGAGCGGCTGGCCGAGGTGGACCGCTCGCTGTCCCGGCGTGTCGCCGCCTACCGCGGCGGCTATCTCCCCGAGGAGCGCCGCGCCCTGGAACGCGCCCTGCACTCCGGCGAACTCCTCGGGCTCGCCGCCACCACCGCCCTGGAGCTCGGCATCGACGTCTCCGGCCTGGACGCGGTCGTCATCGCCGGCTACCCGGGCACCCGCGCCTCCCTGTGGCAGCAGGCCGGCCGCGCGGGCCGCGCCGGACAGGGCGCCCTGGCGGTGCTGGTGGCCCGCGACGACCCGCTGGACACCTTCCTGGTCCACCATCCCGAGGCCCTGTTCGCCCAGCCGGTGGAATCCACCGTCCTCGACCCCGACAACCCCTACGTCCTCGCCCCGCACCTGTGCGCCGCCGCCGCGGAAGTCCCGCTGACCGAGGAGGACCTGGACCTCTTCGGTCCCGCGTGCGCGGAGCTGCTGCCGCAGCTGGAGGCCGCGAAGCTGCTGCGCCGCCGCACCCGGGCCTGGCACTGGACGCGCCGCGAGCGGGCCGCCGACCTGACCGACATCCGCGGTGCCGGCGGCCGGCCGGTGCAGGTGGTCGAGTCCGGCACGGGACGGCTGCTCGGCACGGTCGACGCGGGCGCGGCGCACTCCACGGTGCACGAGGGCGCCGTACACCTGCACCAGGGCCGCACCTACCTGGTGCGCGCCCTCGACCTGGAGGACTCGGTCGCCCTGGTCGAACAGGCCGACCCGCCGTACTCGACGGTCGCCCGGGACACCACCGCGATCTCCGTCCTGGACACGGACACCGAGATCCCGTGGGGCTCCGGCCGCCTCTGCCTCGGCTCGGTCGAGGTCACCAACCAGGTGGTCTCTTTCCTCCGCAGACGGCTGATCACGGGTGAGGTACTGGGGGAGACGAAACTCGACCTCCCTCCTCGTACGCTGCGCACGCGCGCGGTGTGGTGGACGGTCACCGAGGACCAGCTCGACGAGGCGCGGATCAGTCCCGAGATCCTCGGCGGCTCCCTGCACGCCGCCGAACACGCCTCCATCGGCCTGCTACCGCTGTTCGCCACGTGCGACCGCTGGGACATCGGCGGCGTCTCCGTCCCGCTCCACCCGGACACCCTGCTGCCGACGGTCTTCGTGTACGACGGCCATCCCGGCGGCGCGGGATTCGCCGAGCGCGCCTTCCACACCGCGCGTGCCTGGCTCACCGCCACCCGGGAGGCCATCGCCTCCTGCGAGTGCGACGCCGGCTGCCCGTCCTGCATCCAGTCCCCCAAGTGCGGCAACGGCAACGATCCGCTGCACAAGAGGGGCGCGGTACGGCTTCTCACGGTGGTGCTGCGCGGGGCACCGGAGGAGAAGCCCGACGAGCGGCCGGCCGAGCAGTCGGCCGAGCGGCCGACGGAGCAATCGGTTGAGGGGCCGGTCGAGCAGTCGGTTGAGCAGCCGGTTGAGCAGCCGGAGCCGTAG
- a CDS encoding Rv3654c family TadE-like protein: MGARAAALRRWAGERCSRPGDRGSATVWGLGAVAVLCVVFGAVLALGQAVVVRHRAAGGADLAALAAADHWADGTTGACARAERVAAAQGVRLVRCAVEGEIADVTAASGRGPFTAAVRARAGPAGPVPEPVPGRGP, translated from the coding sequence CTGGGTGCCCGCGCGGCAGCCCTTCGACGCTGGGCGGGTGAGAGGTGTTCCCGGCCGGGGGACCGGGGTTCCGCCACCGTCTGGGGTCTCGGCGCCGTCGCCGTGCTCTGCGTGGTGTTCGGGGCCGTACTCGCCCTCGGGCAGGCCGTCGTGGTCCGGCATCGGGCGGCGGGCGGGGCCGATCTGGCGGCCCTCGCGGCAGCGGACCACTGGGCCGACGGCACCACCGGTGCCTGCGCCCGGGCCGAGCGGGTGGCCGCGGCCCAGGGGGTGCGGCTGGTGCGGTGCGCGGTCGAGGGCGAGATCGCGGACGTGACGGCGGCCTCGGGGCGCGGGCCGTTCACGGCGGCGGTACGGGCCAGGGCCGGACCCGCCGGTCCGGTGCCGGAGCCGGTGCCGGGGCGGGGGCCTTAG
- a CDS encoding TadE family type IV pilus minor pilin, with the protein MTAEAAMALCVLVAFTMALVWALLVVAAQIKCVDAARAGARAAARQDPAGAVVKVAREAAPRGAEVTVRREGDEVHVTVVANPPVLTGLPFEVREEAVAAAEDTVGASTAAQPPPGSRSRGRER; encoded by the coding sequence GTGACCGCCGAGGCGGCCATGGCGCTGTGCGTGCTGGTGGCGTTCACCATGGCGCTGGTCTGGGCGCTGCTCGTCGTGGCGGCACAGATCAAGTGCGTGGACGCCGCCCGCGCCGGCGCCCGGGCCGCCGCCCGCCAGGACCCCGCGGGCGCGGTCGTGAAGGTGGCCCGGGAGGCGGCGCCACGCGGGGCGGAGGTGACGGTGCGACGCGAGGGCGACGAGGTCCACGTGACGGTCGTGGCGAATCCGCCGGTCCTGACGGGGCTGCCCTTCGAGGTGCGGGAGGAGGCCGTGGCGGCGGCGGAGGACACGGTGGGCGCGTCGACGGCGGCGCAGCCACCGCCGGGGAGCCGGTCGAGGGGGCGGGAGCGGTGA
- a CDS encoding DUF4244 domain-containing protein: MAARLRGLWRRDTGMVTSEYAMGIVAAVGFALLLYEVVTSGQVKAELQSIVKRALSARM, translated from the coding sequence ATGGCGGCACGACTACGTGGACTGTGGCGCCGGGACACGGGCATGGTGACGTCCGAGTACGCGATGGGGATCGTCGCAGCGGTCGGCTTCGCGCTGCTGCTCTACGAGGTCGTCACCAGCGGCCAGGTCAAGGCGGAGCTGCAGTCCATCGTGAAGCGGGCCCTCAGTGCGCGGATGTGA
- a CDS encoding type II secretion system F family protein, giving the protein MSGDVVHRLGMTVAVTLLLGWTARRFAAARHRRRARRRLAELLTAPAVAPAPGFDTRGACRRWLPLAGALGGGWVLVGGFTGVLVGLGVAAGLWHWRRRTGDTGRTGEADRALAARQLPLAADLLAACIAAGAGPVVAAQAVGEALGGPVGAKLARGAAEVRLGGEPADAWRSLGALPGARALARLLERADESGLPAAGPVARLASDARAEWARGATARARRASVLVSAPVGLCFLPAFIAVGVLPVVIGLASGVVGGGGG; this is encoded by the coding sequence ATGAGCGGGGACGTCGTCCACAGGCTGGGGATGACCGTGGCCGTCACGCTGCTTCTCGGCTGGACCGCACGGCGGTTCGCGGCGGCCCGGCACCGGCGCCGGGCGCGGCGCCGGCTCGCCGAACTACTGACCGCGCCGGCGGTGGCGCCCGCGCCGGGATTCGACACCCGGGGTGCCTGCCGGCGGTGGCTGCCCCTGGCCGGTGCGCTGGGCGGCGGGTGGGTGCTGGTCGGCGGTTTCACCGGGGTCCTGGTGGGTCTGGGCGTCGCGGCGGGGCTGTGGCACTGGCGTCGGCGTACCGGAGACACGGGCCGGACCGGGGAGGCGGACCGCGCCCTGGCCGCACGCCAACTGCCGCTCGCCGCCGATCTGCTGGCCGCCTGTATCGCGGCCGGCGCCGGCCCCGTCGTCGCCGCTCAGGCCGTGGGGGAGGCGCTCGGCGGACCTGTGGGGGCGAAACTGGCGCGCGGGGCGGCCGAGGTGCGGCTCGGCGGTGAACCGGCCGACGCCTGGCGGTCGTTGGGCGCGCTGCCCGGCGCCCGGGCCCTGGCACGGCTGCTGGAGCGCGCCGACGAGTCCGGGCTGCCCGCGGCGGGCCCCGTCGCCCGCCTCGCCTCCGACGCGCGGGCGGAGTGGGCCCGCGGCGCCACGGCCCGCGCGCGCCGGGCGTCCGTGCTGGTCTCCGCCCCGGTGGGCCTGTGCTTCCTGCCCGCCTTCATCGCGGTCGGCGTACTGCCCGTGGTGATCGGACTGGCGAGCGGCGTGGTGGGAGGCGGTGGGGGCTGA
- a CDS encoding type II secretion system F family protein translates to MSWSAAVACAGAAVLLLGGRPSGARRARLLFAGGGVVPIGPPPWEKALGELRGLRGRLGAEWWSLVAGLVLAVLGTSLIPVVAGAAGVPVLRRVRLAREARLVRERRADAVIALCEALAGEVRAGRQPGEALLRSARESGGLGDGQAAVVAAARFGGDVPGALAVAAGPPGAEGLLGLAACWRVAVDQGAGLADGLDRLDGALRAERDQRADLRAQLAGARATALLLAALPTLGVLLGSAMGADPLHVLLHTGAGLGCLVAGAVFEAAGVWWVARIVRGAEAV, encoded by the coding sequence ATGTCCTGGAGTGCTGCGGTGGCGTGCGCCGGCGCGGCGGTGTTGTTGCTGGGCGGGCGGCCCTCAGGGGCGCGGCGGGCGCGGCTGCTGTTCGCGGGTGGGGGAGTGGTGCCGATCGGGCCGCCCCCGTGGGAGAAGGCACTCGGCGAACTACGGGGCCTGCGCGGCCGATTGGGCGCCGAGTGGTGGTCCCTCGTCGCCGGGCTGGTGCTCGCGGTGCTGGGGACCTCGCTGATTCCGGTCGTCGCGGGGGCCGCCGGGGTGCCCGTGCTGCGCCGGGTGCGGCTGGCCCGGGAGGCCCGGCTGGTCCGGGAGCGGCGCGCGGACGCGGTGATCGCCCTGTGCGAGGCCCTCGCGGGGGAGGTGCGCGCCGGACGGCAGCCGGGCGAGGCGCTGTTGCGCTCCGCGCGGGAGTCCGGCGGGCTCGGGGACGGGCAGGCGGCTGTCGTGGCGGCGGCGCGGTTCGGCGGCGACGTGCCGGGCGCGCTCGCCGTCGCGGCCGGGCCTCCCGGTGCCGAGGGGCTCCTCGGGCTCGCCGCCTGCTGGCGGGTGGCCGTGGACCAGGGAGCCGGGCTCGCGGACGGTCTGGACCGGCTGGACGGTGCCCTGCGCGCCGAGCGGGACCAGCGCGCCGATCTCCGGGCCCAGTTGGCGGGCGCACGGGCGACGGCACTACTGCTGGCCGCACTGCCCACCCTGGGTGTCCTGCTCGGCTCGGCCATGGGCGCCGATCCGCTGCACGTGCTGCTGCACACCGGCGCCGGACTGGGCTGCCTGGTGGCGGGAGCAGTGTTCGAGGCCGCCGGTGTGTGGTGGGTCGCCCGGATCGTGCGGGGAGCTGAGGCGGTATGA
- a CDS encoding TadA family conjugal transfer-associated ATPase has product MSLPGLDRADGAALLDGVRRRLAESGAEPTPARVAQALREQGRVLGDAEVLGAAEHLRSELVGSGPLEPLLAEPAVTDVLVSAPDRVWVDRGGGLELTAVTFPDAAAVRRLAQRLAAVAGRRLDDARPWADARLPDGTRLHAVLPPVAVGCTCLSLRVVRPRAFTLDELVAAGTVPPGGDRVLRALLDARLSFLVSGGTGTGKTTLLSALLGLVGPGERIVLAEDSAELRPDHPHVVRLETRPANQEGAGLVTLEDLVRQALRMRPDRLVVGEVRGPEVVHLLAALNTGHEGGSGTVHANAAADVPARLEALGTAAGLDRAALHSQLAAALSVVVHLVRDRSGRRRIAEVHVLERDGSGLVRTVPALRWDARAFARERGWPRLRELLGTAGTPLPEAAPARAVSAGPVSAGGWSARSAGGPGEEETPAREAAAVAGTAGPVRGTGCERGEGSGG; this is encoded by the coding sequence ATGAGCCTCCCCGGACTCGACCGGGCGGACGGCGCCGCCCTGCTCGACGGCGTCCGGCGAAGACTGGCCGAGAGCGGCGCCGAACCCACTCCCGCGCGCGTGGCCCAGGCCCTGCGCGAACAGGGCCGGGTGCTCGGCGACGCCGAAGTCCTCGGCGCGGCCGAACACCTGCGCTCCGAACTCGTCGGTAGCGGCCCGCTGGAACCACTGCTCGCCGAACCGGCCGTCACCGACGTCCTGGTGTCGGCGCCCGACCGGGTCTGGGTGGACCGGGGCGGCGGCCTGGAGCTGACCGCGGTGACCTTCCCCGACGCCGCGGCCGTACGACGCCTCGCGCAGCGCCTGGCCGCCGTGGCCGGACGCAGGCTGGACGACGCACGGCCCTGGGCGGACGCCCGGCTGCCCGACGGAACCCGGCTGCACGCGGTGCTGCCCCCGGTGGCCGTCGGCTGCACGTGCCTCTCCCTGCGGGTCGTACGGCCCCGGGCGTTCACGCTCGACGAACTCGTCGCGGCCGGCACGGTGCCGCCCGGCGGGGACCGCGTCCTGCGGGCGCTCCTGGACGCCCGGCTCTCCTTCCTGGTCAGCGGAGGTACCGGGACGGGGAAGACGACCCTGCTGAGCGCGTTGCTCGGCCTGGTCGGGCCGGGTGAGCGGATCGTGCTCGCCGAGGACTCGGCCGAGCTGCGGCCCGACCATCCGCACGTCGTACGGCTGGAGACCAGACCGGCCAACCAGGAGGGAGCCGGCCTGGTCACCCTGGAGGACCTCGTCCGGCAGGCCCTGCGGATGCGGCCGGACCGGCTGGTCGTGGGCGAGGTCCGCGGCCCCGAGGTGGTGCACCTCCTGGCGGCCCTGAACACCGGCCATGAGGGCGGCTCAGGCACCGTCCACGCCAACGCGGCGGCCGATGTCCCGGCCCGCCTGGAGGCCCTGGGCACGGCCGCCGGACTGGACCGGGCCGCACTGCACAGCCAACTGGCGGCAGCGCTGTCGGTGGTCGTCCACCTCGTACGGGACCGGTCCGGACGGCGCCGGATCGCCGAGGTGCACGTGCTGGAACGGGACGGGTCGGGGCTGGTCCGGACGGTACCGGCTTTGCGCTGGGACGCAAGGGCGTTCGCCCGGGAGCGGGGGTGGCCCCGGCTGCGGGAACTGCTCGGGACCGCGGGCACACCGCTCCCGGAGGCCGCGCCCGCGCGGGCCGTGTCCGCCGGACCGGTGAGTGCGGGTGGGTGGAGTGCGAGGAGCGCGGGCGGACCCGGCGAGGAGGAAACGCCCGCGCGGGAGGCGGCTGCGGTGGCCGGGACGGCCGGGCCAGTGCGAGGGACGGGGTGTGAGAGGGGTGAGGGAAGCGGTGGGTGA
- the ssd gene encoding septum site-determining protein Ssd — MTGTVTHDPSSATAGRPGQPLIVTEDAGLLDDLLRLCAAAGATPEVHHGVPEPGGGWEAAPLVLVGDDAARRVRGAVRRGGVVLVGRDQDDSEVWKRAVEIGADHVLMLPDGEQWLVDRIADVAEGVGRPALTVGVIGGRGGAGASTLACALAVASAREGLRTLLVDADPLGGGLDVLLGGESAEGLRWPAFAASRGRVGGGALEESLPELHALRVLSWDRGDCVAVPAPAVRAVLAAARRRGGTVVVDLPRRLDEGVAEALAQLDLALLVVPAELRAVAAAGRVASAVGMVVRDLRVAVRGPYAPGLDDREVARLLGLPLAGEVPVEPALLRAHGTAKPPGANGRGPLARFCADFWERTLAEAGGPR, encoded by the coding sequence ATGACCGGAACCGTCACCCACGACCCGTCGTCCGCCACGGCCGGGCGGCCCGGACAGCCGCTCATCGTCACCGAGGACGCCGGCCTCCTCGACGACCTGCTGCGCCTGTGCGCCGCCGCCGGCGCCACCCCCGAGGTGCACCACGGCGTGCCGGAACCGGGCGGTGGCTGGGAAGCCGCCCCGCTCGTCCTCGTCGGTGATGACGCCGCCCGCCGGGTCCGCGGCGCCGTGCGGCGCGGCGGGGTGGTGCTGGTCGGCCGGGACCAGGACGACTCCGAGGTGTGGAAGCGGGCCGTCGAGATCGGCGCCGACCACGTCCTGATGCTCCCCGATGGCGAGCAGTGGCTCGTCGACCGCATCGCCGACGTCGCCGAGGGCGTCGGGCGCCCGGCCCTCACCGTCGGCGTCATCGGAGGCCGGGGCGGAGCCGGGGCCTCCACCCTGGCCTGCGCCCTCGCCGTCGCCTCCGCCCGCGAGGGACTGCGCACCCTGCTGGTCGACGCCGACCCGCTCGGCGGCGGGCTCGACGTCCTCCTCGGCGGCGAGAGCGCCGAGGGACTGCGCTGGCCCGCCTTCGCCGCCTCCCGCGGCCGGGTCGGCGGCGGCGCCCTGGAGGAGTCGCTGCCCGAACTGCACGCCCTGCGGGTCCTCAGCTGGGACCGCGGCGACTGCGTGGCCGTCCCCGCCCCCGCCGTGCGCGCCGTGCTGGCCGCCGCCCGCCGCCGAGGCGGCACAGTCGTCGTCGACCTGCCGCGCCGCCTCGACGAAGGCGTCGCCGAGGCGCTCGCCCAACTCGACCTGGCGTTGCTCGTCGTCCCCGCCGAACTGCGCGCGGTGGCGGCCGCGGGACGGGTCGCGTCCGCCGTCGGCATGGTCGTACGGGACCTGCGCGTCGCGGTACGCGGACCGTACGCACCCGGGCTCGACGACCGCGAGGTGGCCCGCCTGCTCGGCCTCCCCCTGGCCGGCGAGGTGCCCGTCGAACCGGCCCTGCTGCGCGCGCACGGCACGGCGAAACCACCCGGCGCGAACGGACGCGGCCCCCTGGCCCGGTTCTGCGCGGACTTCTGGGAACGGACCCTCGCCGAGGCGGGAGGCCCCCGATGA
- a CDS encoding HAD-IB family hydrolase: MLRGVENHSLPRAAAFFDLDKTVIAKSSTLTFSKSFYQGGLINRRAALRTAYAQFVFLVGGMDHDQMERTREYLSDLCRGWNVQQVRDIVAETLHDLIDPIIYDEAASLIEEHHAAGRDVVIVSTSGAEVVEPIGELLGADRVVATRMVVGEDGCFTGEVEYYAYGPTKAEAIRELAASEGYDLDRCHAYSDSATDLPMLQAVGHPHAVNPDRALRREASARGWPILEFRRPVRLKQRLSTFSVTPRPVLVAAAAVGAAAATAGLVWYASRRRATVS; the protein is encoded by the coding sequence ATGCTCAGAGGCGTGGAAAACCACTCCTTGCCTCGCGCGGCAGCCTTCTTCGACCTGGACAAGACGGTCATTGCGAAGTCGAGCACGCTCACCTTCAGCAAGTCCTTCTACCAAGGCGGACTGATCAACCGCAGGGCGGCACTGCGTACCGCATATGCCCAGTTCGTCTTCCTGGTCGGCGGCATGGACCACGACCAGATGGAGCGCACCCGCGAGTACCTGTCCGACCTCTGCCGGGGCTGGAACGTCCAGCAGGTGCGGGACATCGTCGCCGAGACCCTGCACGACCTGATCGACCCGATCATCTACGACGAGGCGGCCTCCCTCATCGAGGAGCACCACGCGGCCGGGCGCGACGTGGTGATCGTGTCCACGTCGGGCGCCGAGGTGGTCGAGCCGATCGGTGAACTGCTCGGCGCCGACCGGGTGGTGGCCACCCGCATGGTCGTCGGCGAGGACGGCTGCTTCACCGGCGAGGTCGAGTACTACGCCTACGGCCCGACCAAGGCGGAGGCGATCAGGGAACTGGCCGCGTCCGAGGGGTACGACCTCGACCGCTGCCACGCCTACAGCGATTCGGCGACCGACCTGCCGATGCTCCAGGCCGTCGGCCACCCGCACGCCGTGAACCCCGACCGCGCACTGCGCCGCGAGGCCTCCGCGCGCGGGTGGCCGATTCTGGAGTTCCGCCGGCCGGTCCGGCTGAAGCAGCGGCTGTCCACCTTCTCCGTGACACCCCGCCCGGTCCTGGTGGCCGCGGCGGCCGTAGGTGCGGCAGCCGCCACCGCGGGCCTCGTCTGGTACGCGAGCCGGCGCCGCGCCACGGTCTCCTGA
- a CDS encoding oxidoreductase codes for MSTTGASADPLAALGSLPGVAESVESVRKSVDRVYGHRIMRRRSNEITSEAALRASRGSAALSGADWALEEVRRRTDFGAGAEARVMGAALRLTAEAGQLLSIWRQSPLRVLARLHLVAAATDGDDVGRPRQAGEEADEPLIELPLPDAREVTGRLEGLADLIIAGTSAPALVTAAVVHGELLALRPFVSYNGLIARAAERIVLVGSGLDPKAVCPAEVGYAELGRASYLAALDGYVSGTPEGMAAWIEHCGKAVELGVRESTAVCEALQRGAA; via the coding sequence ATGAGTACGACAGGCGCATCCGCCGATCCGCTCGCGGCCCTGGGTTCGCTGCCCGGCGTGGCCGAGTCCGTGGAGTCCGTGCGCAAGTCCGTGGACCGGGTCTACGGGCACCGGATCATGCGGCGCCGCAGCAACGAGATCACCTCCGAGGCGGCGCTGCGCGCGTCCCGCGGCTCGGCGGCGCTGTCCGGTGCCGACTGGGCCCTGGAGGAGGTGCGGCGGCGCACCGACTTCGGTGCCGGCGCCGAGGCGCGGGTGATGGGCGCCGCCCTCCGGCTGACCGCCGAGGCGGGCCAGCTGCTGTCGATCTGGCGGCAGTCACCGCTGCGGGTGCTGGCCAGGCTGCACCTGGTGGCGGCGGCGACCGACGGGGACGATGTGGGCCGGCCGCGTCAGGCGGGCGAGGAGGCCGACGAACCGCTGATCGAGCTGCCGCTGCCGGACGCGCGGGAGGTGACCGGCAGGCTGGAGGGCCTGGCGGACCTGATCATCGCGGGGACCTCCGCGCCCGCGCTGGTGACGGCCGCCGTGGTGCACGGCGAGCTGCTCGCTCTGCGCCCCTTCGTCTCGTACAACGGCCTTATCGCGCGCGCGGCGGAGCGGATCGTCCTGGTCGGCAGCGGCCTCGATCCGAAGGCGGTCTGCCCGGCCGAGGTGGGCTACGCCGAACTGGGCCGCGCCTCCTACCTGGCGGCCCTGGACGGATACGTCTCGGGCACCCCGGAGGGCATGGCGGCGTGGATCGAGCACTGCGGCAAGGCGGTCGAGCTGGGTGTGCGCGAGTCGACGGCGGTGTGCGAGGCGCTGCAGCGTGGCGCGGCGTGA